Part of the Zingiber officinale cultivar Zhangliang chromosome 6A, Zo_v1.1, whole genome shotgun sequence genome, AGGACAAATTCTGCACCGTTCCACCTTTATAAACCTGTTTCCCCTGTGAcatggaaaaggaaaaaaaaaaatagtgccaGCACATGGTAAACATAAATGATATTGATACGAAAATGGCCATTGCTGCACAATGAAGACCATACATTTTAGTTCCATCCAATTCGAGTGCATTTGTTACCATCTCCTCCTCCTGAAACAAAAGTAATGATTAAAAATACAACTTCATTCTGTGGGAGTTTTCATTCTGTTTACAAGCGAGATCATCGTGAAGAAAAACACAGCTAATAGCTGCACTAAGTTCACGACTTGAGCTTTAAAGAAATATTAGAAATGGATCAGCTTGCAAGAACCTTTAAACTAATTTCTTATACTGGATAGTTAGCAGAAATCAGGTAGAAATGTTCAAAGAAAGCAATTATTGCAAACTAAagtattaatttattattttataaaagtATTGTTAAATTTCATAATAATTATTAACTTATAAACAATATTGTTTATTAGTAAAAATCAGTATTCACTTGTTAAAAATGGTTCTAGTACAATTATTCATATCCGAAAGTATTTATTAAATGGCATTTTAATAACTTATTGGCAATCTACATAATAGCATATTGCATTGTAGAAAGATATTGATACTGTTTTATAAGACCAATCATTATTCAACTATTTGTCATCATAgttctaaaatttaatatttattttcaatACTGCAAAAAGTATTTTGGAAAGGCAAAAATTAGTTTCTCATTTCACCTCCTAATCAATATAAAATTATCTAGGAAAACACATTTTGAGTATAATATACATCCCAGTTGTCATCATCAAGTTGTGCTTGTCTCAATTATTTGTAGTCTAACTACATGGATTTTGACATTATATTGAGCGCTATGTAAGGATATATCATTACAATTCAAATCAAAGCCTATTTCTTATACTCCATGTTCATCAATCATGCATAGAGAAACTACATACTACACGTATGCTAAAGTTCGATTATGATAATTGAGACAAGTACTACCCTTTTGACTTTGagtttaaaaaaagaaagaaaaggaaaacatgTTTAATCTCTAAAGTGAAGAAAATACTATAACTAGAAACATCAATCCACATCCTTGGGTCAAGCACCATTGTTAGACCTCATAACTGATACTGTCACATGAAGGCTGACAGCATTTGCACTCCATCAACATACAACCTCAAGTGCTGATATAAAATATAGGCAAATTCAAGCCTTCATAAATTTACAAAAGTTGTCaatatttgttagttttaaagacCTTTCCTATTCCAAACTTCCATACAAATTCCAGTATGAAAAATATGTCCTGATACAATTTTACAGCTAGAAGTTTacataattaagaaaaaaaatatgttgCTACTTCCTAACCAGCAATATCAGAAGTTCAATATCTTGACCATTCTTCTATTTATAAACTCATATAATATCATGAAAATTCCAATATCTTGTTAATGCCTTCGAAGTTTAATACCATATCTTGGTAGAATTTCCTACAAAGGTTGGCATCACCTACAATTCGACCAACATAAATACACAGTTTAAAATTTAGGGTTAAATAAATCTTTagagtttaaatttttgaaaagtgtttGTATTATCTTACAGttttaagtttcaaaaattgtcAAATCACTATTGTAATCTCTGGTGTAAGGATATTCTTCAGTTTAATGAAAAAAATTCCTGTTCGCAAGTTTTGATTCTGTACACGAGATCAACAATTTCTCAGTGCGAGATATCTATTTCCCTGTGTGGTATCATTATTAATATCAATAGTCATGTTTTGTTAGATTTTGGTGTTTTAGATTCCTCAGTCATTGCTCTCCCCCGCTAAGACCACACTTTCCAATTTTCAAAGCAGCGatgttgtttatttttttcatttacaaGCTGCAATATCATCTTGAGGATAGTTCCTTTTTTGGTTGAATAGGACAGTTCATTATTTGCGGGAGTTGAAATTACTTTTTTGCATAGTTGTGAAAAGCGCACGTCTGGCTATGCCTAGGCGCAGCTAGGAGCGTCATTTGCACTTGAGCAGTGACCCAGGGCAGTAGTTGAATGAGGCGCGCTTAAGAGTGTGTCTTTGAGAGGTTAAAGCGCGCTTAAGGCACAATTTTCTTCGCTTtattgaagttttaatttttttaaaaagtccaACCCATACCTTTAAATATcctttaaattaattaggttacATTAACTTGTATGTATGCGGCACATTTGTCTTGCTTGACTCTTCCTTTCCCTTAGAAAATGAATATCAACCTCCCTTAGTCCTTTGCAAACTTATTTCACTGAATTTTTCTTGCACGACTCTTCCTCTCCCCAAAAAAATCAACATCAACATCCCTTCCCCTCAACTCCCTTCTCAAACGTGAACTCTTCTctctcctacaacatcaacatCGGTCTTCTAGATTTGGCTACACTTTTTTgcttttcttcttttgtttcaTCATAACACCATATGTTTTCCTCAAAGATTTAAGTTCATAAGTTTTCTTctcagttttgtttttttttttctcacataatcaaattttaaattagttcagaaTTTACATTTTAATGATTCTATTTTTTTCATTCCTAacaaattcaaattgtaaattaatttagaattttcattccaatgattttgatttttcattaatttgaagattgattttgattttgattatgaagataaactatttcaatatttgaatgttagtgaattttatatttacattattgtttaatagtttgtgaaatatttgaattttgttagtgaaatattttgacaaaaattccctatatatgtttgaattgtaaaaatttatactCAAAGTGTCTTACTTTGGTAAGGCGTGCACCTCGCCTTGCACCTAGCGCCTCAGATTCCACAACACCTATTTACTTTTGGGCGCCTCATGCCTCAAATAATTATGCTTTTTCGTATAAATCCTTTTCTCAAGTCAATCCTGTCAATCTTTaacatgaatattttaaaaaatgttcaTGTAGTTTATATTGTGATCccataaaatgatttttttttgtttattatatCTTTATAGTGGATATAGGGCATATGGCAATGGTTAATTATTGTATATAAATCCAAATAATAGCCAAATATTATGGAtatctaaagaaaataatatatGTACCATTCATCTATCACATTAGCATTGAGTATACTATTAGTGTCAACAatcgactatatatatatatatatatatatatcaattctTGTTTGCCGTCTAAAATATTTTCATAGcttcttaaaattcaaattttgttggtttttgactctttttttttttttttttgcttttctgcaaatgtattttacttaaattttccttttcagaaTAAAATTTACTAATAATGAATTCATTTATAGGTATTGATTCTACTGAATTTTTGTATTTGTTTGTTAAATTGCACCCCTTTACATAAACAAACAATTTTTATGGATCTACTATCTATTTCCAGATCTAATTCAACTAGGTGTGTGTTCTTCATTCTTTTCCTTCATGATATTGACAAATGTAGAGATTAAACTTTAGTATGTGAACATTTTCTCTATTCTCTAGTTTTAATCTTTGTtttcttaaatttgaaaattgaaaattgtattaatagtttttatttttcatagaAGATGATTGATTTTATGCGGACAGCAACTGCATGGACATTCAACTACTGTTATTTCCTAGAATTGGTTGTTCTACGTTGCCATAAACTCTTTACAGCCAGTATATCCCTGCTAATATTTTTTTCCATTAAAGTGAAATATAACAGCTCGATAATGTGGAGAAAAGTTATGATGGAGCAAAATCCGAGAATTATCCTTCAGAGTAAGAAGAGGGTAGGAACCTGAAAAGTGACAAAGGCGAGGCCACGGAAGTTTCCAGAGTCTGGGAATCGAGAGAGCTGAAGCTGAGCGACGGGACCGATGTCCTTGAACAAGTCCCTGATCTGTTTCTCAGTCGCGGAGTAGGGCATACCGCTGACTATCACCTTGGTAAGTTCATGAGATTCGGTACCTTCTTCCGGCACCACCGCCTTCTCCCCAACGGTCCACTGAAACTGCTCGTCTTCACTCGCTTGTTCGGCGTCGTCGACAGGGACGAGCAGTGGCTGCCCCCATTTGTCTTTCTTAACCTTTGCTTTCTTTGCCTTCTTGTTCGTCTTTCTGGGCTCCTCCGTACCAGCGTCCGCTTCCGTGCCTGCCGCCTCCATGACTCAGCTCTTGGGGTTTGGGAGCACTGTGAATGCGATGGTTGATTAAGCCTTAGATAggggtttaggttttggaaacgTTGAATGGGAAAAAAGTTATTGTACCAACTAcaatattataaataaaattattcaaaatggattaaaattattatattcaaatatttatttattatttttattaaaattatttaaacttaataatATACATGGAGtatttgaaaatagaaattaaaaactaataaagataaagttagagtattataaataattattttcaaacttaatttttagttaaataataatattcttaaattatataaattaatctttttaattatctaaatataattttgatatacTATTTGTtactataattattattatattttaaatattatattaaaattactattttttataataaaaaaatatataaatttaataaaaataaaaataaaaaatgataaaatttatataaatacatcaaagtatgtaaaaaaaatctagaaatataattatataaaaatataaaatattattcaaaaaataaatatggTAGAAGTATGGTGGTAATtatgtaaaatgataaatttattaaggtCATAAA contains:
- the LOC121996337 gene encoding phragmoplastin interacting protein 1-like, encoding MEAAGTEADAGTEEPRKTNKKAKKAKVKKDKWGQPLLVPVDDAEQASEDEQFQWTVGEKAVVPEEGTESHELTKVIVSGMPYSATEKQIRDLFKDIGPVAQLQLSRFPDSGNFRGLAFVTFQEEEMVTNALELDGTKMGNRFIKVERCRICPQRKRKFGFQDEPKKVEGCFSAYVGNLSWDVTEDDIRDYFKDSKISSVRLALDKTSGVSRGFCHIDFEDDESLEEAMKKNQHEFHGRAVKIAYAISNRN